The following proteins come from a genomic window of Emys orbicularis isolate rEmyOrb1 chromosome 9, rEmyOrb1.hap1, whole genome shotgun sequence:
- the P2RY12 gene encoding P2Y purinoceptor 12 gives MNAKYNFSYPGNESNCNSDNKISQVLFPLLYTVLFFVGIVMNGLAMRVFFQISSKSNFIIFLKNTVISDILMILTFPFKILSDAKMVPWALRGFVCQVSQVIFYFTMYISILFLGLITIDRYQKTARPFKTSSTSSLLGAKILSTVIWILMFILSLPNMILTNKKPTRKTVKKCAHLKSEFGLVWHEIVNYICQFIFWVNLVIIVVCYILITKELYKSYKRTRCTGKVSRKPVNIKVFIIIAVFFVCFVPFHFTRIPYTLSQTRDVFQCSAQNILFYIKESTLWLTSLNACLDPFIYFFLCKSFRKSLINMLHKRIKEQNNGDDSDETPM, from the coding sequence ATGAACGCCAAATACAACTTCAGCTATCCTGGAAATGAAAGCAACTGCAACAGTGATAACAAAATCAGTCAAGTTCTCTTTCCCTTGCTCTACACTGTTCTCTTTTTCGTGGGCATTGTCATGAATGGCCTGGCGATGCGGGTGTTTTTTCAAATCTCCAGTAAATCTAATTTCATCATCTTCCTTAAGAACACAGTCATTTCTGACATCCTCATGATCCTGACCTTTCCATTCAAAATTCTCAGTGATGCAAAAATGGTGCCTTGGGCACTGAGGGGATTTGTATGCCAGGTCTCACAGGTCATATTTTACTTCACCATGTACATTAGTATTTTGTTTCTGGGTCTAATAACTATTGATCGCTATCAGAAAACTGCCAGACCATTTAAAACATCAAGCACTAGCAGCCTGTTAGGCGCTAAGATTCTGTCCACAGTAATATGGATATTAATGTTTATTCTGTCACTACCTAACATGATTctgacaaacaaaaaacccacgcGTAAAACGGTGAAGAAATGTGCTCACTTGAAATCAGAGTTTGGATTAGTATGGCATGAAATTGTGAACTACATTTGCCAGTTTATCTTCTGGGTTAATTTGGTCATCATTGTTGTATGTTACATACTCATAACTAAAGAACTGTACAAATCATATAAAAGAACAAGATGCACGGGGAAGGTGTCCAGAAAACCTGTAAATATTAAGGTATTTATCATTATTGcagttttctttgtttgttttgtgccaTTCCATTTTACTAGAATTCCCTACACCTTGAGCCAAACAAGAGATGTTTTTCAATGCTCTGCTCAGAACATATTGTTCTATATAAAAGAGAGCACCCTCTGGTTGACATCTTTAAATGCATGCCTAGATCCATtcatatattttttcctttgtaagTCCTTTAGAAAATCCTTGATAAACATGTTGCACAAACGCATTAAGGAGCAGAACAATGGAGATGATAGTGATGAGACGCCAATGTAA